A single genomic interval of Streptomyces graminofaciens harbors:
- a CDS encoding LysR family transcriptional regulator: MLNLERLRTLDALSRHGSVSGAAEGLHVTTSAVSQQMAKLEREVGQQLLAKNGRGVRLTDAGLLLADHAARILSQVELAQADLEAQRGQVVGELRLAAFPTAVRGLFPVVLRALRAEHPALRVRTRELEPEFGINAVIRGDMDLAVVLDWYNKPLPVPEGLARAVILDDPVDVALPEDHPLVGRDEIDLEELADEPWVAWPEGEFCHEWLIYTLRAKGIEPHIAHRAGEHHTQLALVAAGLGVCIAPRLGRDPMPAGVRTVPVRHRVQRTVYAVWRADADRRPSIRAAVEALGAAGSACGA; this comes from the coding sequence ATGTTGAACCTGGAACGCCTGCGCACGCTCGACGCCCTCTCCCGGCACGGCTCGGTCAGCGGAGCGGCCGAGGGGCTGCATGTGACCACGTCGGCCGTCTCGCAGCAGATGGCCAAGCTGGAGCGGGAGGTCGGACAGCAGCTCCTCGCCAAGAACGGGCGGGGTGTGCGCCTCACCGACGCGGGACTGCTCCTCGCCGACCACGCGGCCCGCATCCTGTCCCAGGTCGAGCTGGCCCAGGCGGATCTGGAGGCCCAGCGCGGCCAGGTGGTGGGCGAACTGCGGCTCGCCGCGTTCCCGACGGCCGTGCGCGGGCTGTTCCCCGTGGTGCTCAGGGCGCTGCGGGCCGAGCATCCGGCGCTCCGGGTACGCACACGCGAACTGGAGCCCGAGTTCGGGATCAACGCGGTGATCCGCGGCGATATGGACCTGGCCGTCGTCCTCGACTGGTACAACAAGCCGCTGCCCGTACCCGAAGGGCTCGCCCGGGCCGTCATCCTCGACGACCCGGTGGACGTGGCACTGCCCGAGGACCATCCGCTCGTCGGCCGGGACGAGATCGACCTGGAGGAGCTGGCGGACGAGCCATGGGTCGCCTGGCCCGAGGGCGAGTTCTGTCACGAGTGGCTGATCTACACCCTGCGCGCCAAGGGCATCGAACCGCACATCGCCCACCGCGCCGGCGAGCACCACACCCAACTCGCGCTGGTCGCCGCCGGGTTGGGCGTCTGCATCGCGCCCAGGCTCGGGCGCGACCCGATGCCGGCCGGGGTGCGGACCGTACCGGTGCGGCACCGGGTCCAGCGGACCGTCTACGCGGTGTGGCGCGCCGACGCCGACCGGCGGCCCTCGATCAGGGCGGCCGTGGAGGCGCTCGGCGCGGCCGGGAGCGCGTGCGGGGCGTAG
- a CDS encoding pyridoxamine 5'-phosphate oxidase family protein, with the protein MPGTQQSTTPTPAAAYTPTDRTVPTRAAHKASYDKELVHSILDEGYVCHLGFVRDGAPVVLPTLYGRVGETLYVHGSTGSRPLRMADQADPGLPVCLTVTHVDALILARSGFHHSINYRSVVVHGTAYQVTDPEEKRLALDALVDHVVPGRSQDSRPANNKEFAATAVLRLDLTEVSAKTRTGGVNDEPEDLTLPHWAGVLPLRKGYEAPIPDGDLAEGVEVPAYIRAM; encoded by the coding sequence ATGCCGGGGACCCAGCAGTCGACGACACCGACACCCGCCGCCGCCTACACCCCCACCGACCGCACGGTCCCCACCCGAGCCGCGCACAAGGCCTCGTACGACAAGGAACTGGTGCACTCGATACTCGACGAGGGGTACGTCTGCCATCTGGGCTTCGTCCGCGACGGCGCCCCCGTGGTGCTGCCCACGCTCTACGGACGGGTCGGCGAGACGCTCTATGTGCACGGCTCCACGGGCTCGCGGCCACTGCGGATGGCGGACCAGGCCGACCCGGGCCTCCCGGTCTGCCTGACGGTCACGCACGTGGACGCGCTGATCCTGGCCCGCTCGGGCTTCCACCACTCGATCAACTACCGCTCGGTGGTGGTGCACGGCACGGCGTACCAGGTCACCGACCCGGAGGAGAAGCGCCTGGCCCTGGACGCCCTCGTGGACCATGTCGTCCCGGGCCGCTCACAGGACTCCCGGCCCGCCAACAACAAGGAGTTCGCCGCCACCGCCGTACTCCGCCTCGACCTGACCGAGGTCTCCGCCAAGACCCGCACCGGCGGCGTCAACGACGAACCCGAGGACCTCACTCTGCCTCACTGGGCGGGGGTCCTGCCGCTGCGGAAGGGCTACGAGGCGCCGATCCCGGACGGGGACTTGGCGGAGGGGGTGGAGGTGCCGGCGTACATCAGGGCGATGTGA
- a CDS encoding STAS domain-containing protein, which translates to MSDIDPRSAPHHTERTVGDTTVVELRGEFDIFTAPPLAARLDALTAGPHPDLVLNLRSMTFVDCTGLGVLCRARNRALARHGRLRLVTDSRGFRLVLRVVGLAGVFELHPSLSTALARTPEAVAAPAATDGKDAQTTVPAVLLRSDGEVDAETLAYARTKIDTVVGRPGLPDVTGEVRITRAATHHADRPWSARAALHVGRCEVVVLAEEATGRELVDQLQDRLRRQTDKAAHPGHHGHRKPAPPWRGGSPIPRPADGSGRTADSHPA; encoded by the coding sequence ATGTCCGACATCGACCCCAGATCCGCGCCTCACCACACGGAACGCACCGTCGGTGACACAACCGTCGTGGAGCTGCGCGGCGAGTTCGACATCTTCACCGCGCCGCCCCTCGCGGCCCGGCTGGACGCCCTGACCGCCGGCCCGCACCCCGATCTGGTGCTGAACCTGCGCTCGATGACCTTCGTCGACTGCACCGGTCTGGGTGTGCTGTGCCGGGCTCGGAACCGAGCCCTGGCCCGGCACGGCCGGTTGCGGCTGGTCACCGACAGTCGCGGCTTCCGGCTCGTCCTTCGCGTCGTGGGCCTTGCGGGCGTCTTCGAGCTGCACCCCAGTCTGAGTACGGCCCTGGCCCGTACACCGGAGGCCGTCGCCGCGCCTGCCGCCACAGACGGCAAGGACGCCCAAACGACCGTTCCCGCCGTACTGCTGCGTTCGGACGGCGAGGTGGACGCGGAGACCCTGGCGTACGCCCGCACGAAGATCGACACCGTCGTCGGCCGGCCGGGACTTCCTGACGTCACCGGCGAGGTGCGCATCACGCGAGCGGCCACCCACCACGCGGACCGTCCTTGGTCGGCCAGGGCAGCCCTGCACGTCGGCAGGTGCGAGGTGGTCGTCCTCGCCGAGGAAGCCACCGGCAGAGAGCTCGTCGACCAGCTCCAGGACCGGCTGCGCCGCCAGACCGACAAGGCCGCCCACCCCGGGCATCACGGCCACCGCAAACCGGCACCGCCATGGCGCGGCGGCAGCCCGATCCCACGTCCTGCCGACGGCAGCGGCAGGACGGCGGACTCCCACCCGGCCTGA
- a CDS encoding Rieske (2Fe-2S) protein, translating to MTSETIKPALDPARRTVMAAAGVAGLAAALTACGSDDEASSTSDSSSSAAQDAGSGSAGGDDSADSGDDSSGSGGTAIAKTSDIPEGGGKIFESEGVVITQPTAGKYKAFSSTCTHRGCAVKSIADGLINCPCHNTNFSIEDGSVKSGPATTALPEKKVNVSGTSITLA from the coding sequence ATGACCAGCGAAACGATCAAACCCGCGTTGGACCCGGCCCGTCGTACCGTGATGGCGGCGGCCGGGGTGGCGGGACTCGCCGCCGCACTGACCGCGTGCGGGTCGGACGACGAGGCGTCGAGCACCTCCGACTCTTCGAGCTCCGCCGCCCAGGACGCGGGCAGCGGCAGCGCGGGCGGCGACGACAGTGCCGACTCGGGCGACGACAGCTCCGGCTCGGGTGGTACGGCGATCGCCAAGACGTCCGACATCCCCGAGGGCGGCGGCAAGATCTTCGAGAGCGAGGGTGTGGTGATCACCCAGCCGACGGCGGGCAAGTACAAGGCGTTCTCCTCCACCTGTACCCACCGTGGCTGTGCCGTGAAGAGCATCGCGGACGGTCTGATCAACTGCCCGTGTCACAACACCAACTTCTCGATCGAGGACGGCAGCGTGAAGAGCGGTCCGGCGACCACCGCGCTGCCCGAGAAGAAGGTCAACGTCAGCGGCACGTCGATCACGCTGGCCTGA
- a CDS encoding aminotransferase class I/II-fold pyridoxal phosphate-dependent enzyme, whose protein sequence is MLGEYPIQGRGAADISASVERSVAAGELEPGQLLPPMRELAVRLGVNPNTVAAAYRTLRERGVIETAGRRGSRVRARPATTGREDIRVSVPEGVRDLADGNPDPALLPPLAGVFAAAAEEGDRAPVLYGSGSLEPELARIARADLDADGVPDGPVAVTSGSLDAIERVLAVHLKPGDAVAVEDPGWGSVLDLVPALGLRIVPVGVDDEGPLPDDVRRALEGGARALIVTDRAQNPTGAVVSATRARALRPVLRKHPRTLLIEDDHGCRIVDQPLHPLAGVTHSWAFVRSGAKAYGPDLRLAVLTGDADTVDRVRGRQRLGPGWVSRLVQRAVVRLWSGGAVDVAAVAAAYGRRRDALIGALAERGIEAHGPSGMNVWIPVPDETGAVARLLHAGWAVAPGARFRMNAPQGIRITVSTLTDEEIGRLADAVASAIVPVSEGGYV, encoded by the coding sequence GTGCTAGGAGAATATCCGATCCAAGGGCGGGGCGCGGCGGACATTTCCGCCAGCGTCGAGCGCTCGGTGGCCGCGGGTGAGCTGGAGCCGGGGCAACTGCTCCCTCCCATGCGGGAGTTGGCGGTTCGGCTCGGGGTGAATCCCAATACGGTCGCCGCCGCCTATCGCACGTTGCGTGAGCGCGGGGTCATCGAGACCGCCGGGCGCCGGGGGAGCCGGGTGCGGGCGCGGCCGGCGACGACCGGGCGCGAGGACATCAGGGTGTCGGTGCCGGAGGGGGTGCGCGACCTCGCCGACGGCAATCCGGACCCGGCGCTGCTGCCGCCGCTCGCGGGGGTCTTCGCGGCCGCCGCCGAGGAGGGCGACCGGGCGCCCGTGCTGTACGGATCCGGCTCGTTGGAGCCGGAGCTGGCGCGGATCGCTCGGGCCGACCTGGACGCCGACGGTGTGCCGGACGGGCCCGTCGCCGTCACCTCCGGGTCGCTCGACGCCATCGAGCGCGTGCTCGCCGTCCACCTCAAGCCGGGGGACGCCGTCGCCGTCGAGGACCCGGGCTGGGGCAGTGTGCTCGACCTCGTCCCGGCGCTCGGGCTGCGCATCGTCCCGGTCGGCGTCGACGACGAGGGGCCGCTCCCCGACGACGTACGACGGGCCCTGGAAGGCGGGGCGCGCGCCCTGATCGTCACCGACCGGGCGCAGAACCCGACCGGGGCCGTGGTGAGCGCCACGCGCGCGCGTGCCCTGCGGCCGGTCCTGAGGAAGCATCCGCGGACGCTGCTCATCGAGGACGACCACGGCTGCCGGATCGTCGACCAGCCGCTGCATCCGCTGGCCGGAGTCACCCACAGCTGGGCGTTCGTACGGTCGGGCGCCAAGGCGTACGGCCCCGATCTGCGGCTCGCCGTGCTCACCGGGGACGCCGACACCGTCGACCGGGTACGGGGACGGCAGCGGCTCGGGCCCGGGTGGGTGAGCCGGCTGGTGCAGCGGGCCGTCGTACGGCTGTGGTCGGGCGGCGCGGTGGACGTGGCGGCCGTGGCGGCGGCGTACGGGCGGCGGCGGGACGCGCTGATCGGCGCGCTCGCAGAGCGGGGGATCGAGGCGCACGGGCCCAGCGGGATGAACGTCTGGATCCCGGTGCCGGACGAGACCGGCGCCGTCGCGCGGCTGTTGCACGCCGGGTGGGCCGTGGCGCCCGGGGCCCGCTTCCGGATGAACGCACCGCAGGGCATCCGGATCACCGTCTCCACACTCACCGACGAGGAGATCGGGCGGCTGGCGGACGCCGTGGCCTCCGCCATCGTCCCGGTGTCCGAAGGCGGTTACGTGTGA
- a CDS encoding universal stress protein, with translation MTLRHVAVGVDGSLVAVRALDRATEEAVRLGTALRIVYAVADRDEAGPVLASATARVHERHPGLPVETRAVEDGAVRALARESESAVLTVVGTRAFGEVTGLLAGSVSRRLAAHTHGPLLVVRGDHPCDNGREVLLGLKSDADADAAAYAFQEAERRRTRLRVLDSSTHRHTTRELPSLVAATSPGRQRQARNDRAEEAVARFSIARLKEEYPEVDVDSRTVRTGPAHALLAATREAGVVIIGAHRRTGRVGPQLGPVAHVLLHHSHCPVVLVPTAT, from the coding sequence ATGACTCTCCGTCATGTGGCCGTCGGTGTGGACGGTTCACTGGTCGCCGTACGGGCACTGGACCGGGCCACCGAGGAAGCGGTGCGCCTCGGCACCGCGTTGCGCATCGTGTACGCCGTGGCCGACCGCGACGAGGCGGGGCCGGTTCTGGCGTCGGCCACCGCACGGGTCCACGAGCGTCATCCGGGTCTGCCGGTGGAGACTCGGGCCGTGGAGGACGGCGCCGTGCGGGCGCTGGCGCGGGAGAGCGAGAGCGCAGTCCTCACCGTCGTGGGCACCAGGGCGTTCGGCGAGGTCACCGGTCTGCTGGCGGGCTCGGTGAGCCGGCGCCTGGCCGCGCACACGCACGGTCCGCTGCTCGTCGTCCGCGGGGACCACCCCTGCGACAACGGGCGCGAGGTGTTGCTCGGCCTGAAGAGCGACGCCGACGCGGACGCAGCCGCCTACGCCTTCCAGGAGGCGGAGCGGCGCAGGACCCGGCTGCGTGTCCTGGACTCCTCCACGCACCGGCACACCACACGCGAACTGCCCTCGCTGGTAGCCGCGACGAGCCCCGGCCGGCAGCGCCAGGCGCGCAACGACCGGGCGGAGGAAGCCGTTGCGCGGTTCAGCATCGCCCGACTGAAGGAGGAGTACCCCGAGGTCGACGTCGACAGCCGCACAGTCCGCACCGGCCCGGCCCACGCCCTGCTGGCGGCAACCCGCGAGGCCGGCGTCGTGATCATCGGCGCGCACCGCCGCACGGGCCGGGTAGGTCCGCAGCTCGGTCCGGTCGCGCACGTCCTGTTGCACCACTCCCACTGCCCGGTGGTGCTGGTGCCGACGGCGACCTGA
- a CDS encoding type II toxin-antitoxin system Rv0910 family toxin, with the protein MAEVSAEARIEAPAEKVWARLVDWSAYGQWNTTHTGFPKGGPETLEVGGTFQENMKLMGFPAEVEWTVAELEPARVLAIRGKGPMAVDLATRYTLTPDGAATTVRIDGQFNGAAVSLMAGKLRDSATAALNESLRKLGGLVT; encoded by the coding sequence ATGGCCGAAGTCAGCGCGGAGGCACGCATCGAGGCACCCGCCGAGAAGGTCTGGGCCCGGCTCGTCGACTGGTCCGCGTACGGCCAGTGGAACACGACCCACACCGGCTTCCCCAAGGGCGGCCCGGAGACGCTCGAAGTGGGCGGCACCTTCCAGGAGAACATGAAGCTCATGGGCTTCCCGGCGGAGGTCGAGTGGACTGTCGCGGAGCTCGAACCCGCCCGGGTCCTGGCCATCCGCGGCAAGGGCCCGATGGCCGTGGACCTCGCCACGCGCTACACCCTCACCCCCGACGGCGCGGCCACCACGGTCCGTATCGACGGCCAGTTCAACGGCGCCGCCGTCTCCCTGATGGCAGGCAAGCTCAGGGACTCGGCCACCGCCGCGCTCAACGAGTCGCTGCGCAAACTGGGCGGCCTGGTGACGTGA
- a CDS encoding pyridoxamine 5'-phosphate oxidase family protein → MYPNDGFHELGRQECLRRLAKVPVGRIVYTRQALPAVLPVNFSVDGDGAVVLRTSAASELVRAIDGAVVAFEADEVDAVRPSGWSVVVTGAATVVTDPTEHERLVRTGPVSWVPSPREVFVRIEPELITGRELVGGRTLHGVNLTA, encoded by the coding sequence ATGTACCCCAACGACGGTTTCCACGAACTCGGACGGCAGGAGTGCCTGCGGCGGCTGGCCAAGGTGCCCGTCGGCCGCATCGTCTACACGCGCCAGGCCCTGCCCGCCGTGCTGCCGGTGAACTTCAGCGTGGACGGCGACGGCGCGGTTGTGCTGCGCACTTCCGCGGCCTCGGAACTGGTCCGCGCGATCGACGGCGCGGTGGTCGCCTTCGAGGCGGACGAGGTCGACGCGGTCCGGCCCTCCGGCTGGAGCGTCGTCGTCACCGGCGCGGCCACGGTGGTGACCGACCCCACCGAGCACGAACGCCTGGTCCGCACCGGCCCGGTCTCCTGGGTGCCCTCACCGCGAGAGGTCTTCGTCCGCATCGAGCCCGAACTGATCACCGGGCGTGAGCTCGTCGGCGGACGCACCCTCCATGGGGTGAACCTCACCGCTTGA
- a CDS encoding PadR family transcriptional regulator, whose protein sequence is MRFRGQGNGQDFGFERGHGGHGGGRPHGRGDGETLRGAFGPFGPGHGGPGPFGPFGPGPWGGRGRGGPRGRARRGDVRASILALLKDRPMHGYEMIQEIAERSGGAWKPSPGSVYPTLQLLEDEGLITSETEGGKKLFSLTEAGRTAAEEGPEAPWEEASRGVDWEALSEIRTAGFGLMEAFGQVWKTGSKDQRDKALAVINEARKKLYLILADED, encoded by the coding sequence ATGCGTTTCCGTGGACAGGGCAACGGACAGGACTTCGGATTCGAGCGTGGCCATGGCGGCCACGGCGGGGGTCGCCCGCACGGCCGAGGTGACGGCGAGACGCTGCGTGGCGCCTTCGGTCCCTTCGGGCCGGGGCATGGCGGACCGGGCCCCTTCGGGCCTTTCGGGCCGGGCCCATGGGGTGGTCGAGGCAGGGGAGGGCCCAGGGGAAGGGCGCGGCGAGGTGACGTACGCGCGTCGATCCTGGCCCTTCTCAAGGACCGGCCCATGCACGGCTACGAGATGATCCAGGAGATCGCCGAGCGCAGCGGCGGGGCGTGGAAGCCCAGCCCCGGCTCGGTGTACCCCACCCTTCAGTTGCTGGAGGACGAGGGCCTGATCACCAGTGAGACCGAGGGTGGCAAGAAGCTGTTCTCGCTCACCGAGGCGGGCCGCACCGCGGCCGAGGAGGGGCCCGAAGCCCCCTGGGAAGAGGCCTCGCGAGGCGTCGACTGGGAGGCGCTGAGCGAGATCCGGACGGCCGGCTTCGGCCTGATGGAGGCGTTCGGCCAGGTCTGGAAGACCGGGAGCAAGGACCAGCGCGACAAGGCGCTGGCGGTCATCAACGAAGCGCGCAAGAAGCTGTATCTGATTCTTGCCGACGAGGACTGA
- a CDS encoding cysteine hydrolase produces MASYERLSELLDPATSVLLTVECQQGVVGPESALPELAEEARSSGALTNVARLVGAAHEAGVQVVHAVAERRPDGRGASRNARVFRAVERLPVRQLTGTAAVRVAPPIDVAEQDLIVRRLHGLSPLAGTDVDALLRNLGCRTLIVTGVSANVAVPNAVFDAVNLGYTAVVPRDAIAGVPAEYTPAMISNTLALVATVATTDEVLACFKRPGRRTS; encoded by the coding sequence ATGGCGTCGTACGAACGTCTGAGTGAACTTCTCGATCCGGCGACCAGTGTGCTGCTCACCGTCGAGTGCCAGCAGGGCGTGGTGGGGCCGGAGAGCGCGCTGCCCGAACTCGCCGAGGAGGCCCGCTCGTCGGGGGCGCTCACCAATGTGGCCCGGCTGGTCGGCGCGGCCCACGAGGCCGGGGTCCAGGTTGTGCACGCCGTCGCCGAGCGGCGCCCGGACGGCCGGGGCGCGAGCCGCAACGCCCGTGTGTTCCGCGCGGTCGAACGGCTGCCCGTACGGCAGTTGACGGGCACCGCGGCCGTACGCGTCGCACCGCCCATCGACGTCGCCGAGCAGGACCTGATCGTGCGGCGGCTGCACGGGCTCTCCCCGCTGGCGGGCACCGACGTCGACGCTCTGCTGCGCAACCTCGGCTGTCGCACCCTGATCGTCACCGGTGTCTCTGCCAACGTGGCCGTTCCCAACGCGGTGTTCGACGCGGTGAACCTCGGCTACACCGCCGTCGTGCCCCGGGACGCCATCGCGGGGGTGCCTGCCGAGTACACCCCCGCGATGATCAGCAACACCCTCGCGTTGGTCGCCACGGTCGCGACCACGGACGAGGTGCTGGCCTGCTTCAAGCGGCCCGGACGGCGGACTTCTTGA
- a CDS encoding Clp protease N-terminal domain-containing protein — translation MRPRIPRQSAVRHTVDHGPNHAEVEPRLTDELASVLTAARRRALRDEDRQIDTAHLLHTLLESDPAVRAAFGDDPRIARLLGYLVQRSIGYGLRWQGNVEDSGALPVTVAGVAGWSPAAARALEQAYERARWRGEERVHGVDLLASIVSSPASRAVEVLGSAGIDAKALARRIEAGAGAGVGFGVTEEGGGLGAVEGRGGFGAAAEEYVVGREVRH, via the coding sequence GTGCGACCCCGTATTCCCCGGCAGTCGGCCGTGCGTCACACCGTGGACCATGGACCGAACCACGCGGAAGTCGAGCCCAGGCTCACCGACGAACTGGCCTCTGTGCTGACCGCTGCGCGCAGACGGGCGCTCAGGGACGAGGACCGGCAGATCGACACCGCCCATCTGTTGCACACCCTCCTGGAGTCCGACCCCGCCGTGCGGGCGGCCTTCGGGGACGACCCGCGGATCGCCCGGCTGCTCGGCTATCTCGTACAGCGCAGCATCGGCTACGGGCTGCGCTGGCAGGGCAACGTCGAGGACTCGGGTGCGCTGCCGGTGACGGTGGCCGGTGTGGCGGGCTGGTCGCCCGCGGCAGCCCGCGCCCTGGAGCAGGCGTACGAGCGCGCCCGGTGGCGGGGCGAGGAGCGGGTGCATGGTGTCGATCTGCTCGCCTCGATCGTGTCGTCCCCCGCGTCGCGGGCCGTGGAGGTGCTGGGGAGCGCGGGGATCGACGCGAAGGCGCTGGCGCGGCGGATCGAGGCCGGGGCCGGGGCGGGAGTCGGGTTCGGGGTGACGGAGGAGGGTGGCGGGCTGGGGGCTGTGGAAGGTCGTGGCGGGTTCGGGGCCGCGGCCGAGGAGTACGTGGTGGGGCGTGAGGTGAGGCACTGA
- a CDS encoding DMT family transporter produces MTTATVSRTSTPAPEARRRTVGWRPRFAFLSLIWGFSFLLIKVGTEAYAPFQVTFGRLLFGTLVLAAAIAVKRERLPRGARTWGHLTVAALLLNALPFSLFAYAELTIPSTLAGICNATSPLWGMALSLVALSEDRPTRVRVAGLGLGFLGVLTVLGAWQGFAGLDAKGTAMALLASLSYPIGWIYVRRTLAGTSDSNLSLTGAQLLLATAQLAFVTPLFTTLPTSFPVLPLLAVVALGALGTGVAMLVQYGIVAEVGPTTAQMVTYFIPVIATAAGVALLGESLAWSTPVGAAIVLAGAALSQVKPRT; encoded by the coding sequence ATGACCACCGCCACCGTCTCCCGCACCTCCACCCCCGCCCCCGAAGCCCGCCGCAGGACCGTCGGCTGGCGACCGCGCTTCGCCTTCCTCTCGCTGATCTGGGGCTTCAGCTTCCTCCTCATCAAGGTCGGCACGGAGGCGTACGCGCCCTTCCAGGTCACCTTCGGCCGGCTGCTGTTCGGCACGCTGGTCCTCGCGGCGGCGATAGCGGTCAAGCGGGAGCGGCTGCCGCGCGGCGCCCGCACCTGGGGACACCTCACGGTGGCGGCCCTCCTCCTCAACGCCCTGCCGTTCTCGCTGTTCGCGTACGCGGAGCTGACGATCCCGTCCACCCTGGCCGGCATCTGCAACGCGACCTCGCCCCTGTGGGGCATGGCCCTCTCGCTGGTGGCGCTCTCCGAGGACCGCCCGACCCGGGTCCGTGTCGCCGGCCTCGGCCTCGGCTTCCTCGGCGTCCTGACCGTGCTCGGCGCCTGGCAGGGCTTCGCCGGCCTGGACGCCAAGGGGACCGCGATGGCTCTGCTGGCCTCGCTCAGCTACCCGATCGGCTGGATCTACGTCCGCCGCACCCTGGCCGGCACCAGCGACTCGAACCTCTCCCTCACCGGCGCCCAGCTCCTCCTGGCCACGGCCCAACTCGCCTTCGTGACACCACTGTTCACCACCCTGCCGACCAGCTTCCCGGTCCTGCCGCTGCTGGCCGTCGTCGCCTTGGGCGCCCTCGGCACGGGCGTGGCCATGCTCGTCCAGTACGGGATCGTCGCCGAGGTGGGCCCGACCACCGCCCAGATGGTCACCTACTTCATCCCGGTGATCGCCACGGCGGCAGGCGTCGCTCTTCTCGGCGAGTCGCTGGCCTGGTCGACCCCGGTCGGCGCGGCGATCGTGCTGGCGGGCGCGGCGCTGTCCCAGGTCAAGCCCCGCACCTGA
- a CDS encoding pyridoxamine 5'-phosphate oxidase family protein: MTVTQRRGRKIMMTSEELDEFLTAQRTCRVATVSSDGAPHVSPLWFVWDGTSLWLYSITRSRRWAALRKDPRVAVVVDAGEEYGELRGVELSGTVEAVGEAPRTGEPHPELAEVERLFARKNFGLDEMPHDGRHAWLRLTPEAVASWDFRKLGSP, from the coding sequence ATGACCGTCACGCAGCGCCGCGGCCGGAAGATCATGATGACGTCCGAGGAACTGGACGAGTTTCTGACCGCCCAGCGAACGTGCCGGGTCGCGACCGTCTCGTCGGACGGCGCACCGCACGTCAGCCCCTTGTGGTTCGTCTGGGACGGCACCTCGCTCTGGCTGTACTCGATCACCCGCAGCAGGCGCTGGGCCGCGCTGCGCAAGGATCCGCGCGTCGCCGTCGTGGTCGACGCGGGCGAGGAGTACGGCGAGCTGCGCGGTGTCGAGCTGTCGGGCACCGTGGAGGCCGTCGGGGAGGCTCCGCGCACGGGCGAGCCGCACCCCGAACTGGCCGAGGTGGAGCGGCTGTTCGCCCGGAAGAACTTCGGCCTGGACGAGATGCCGCACGACGGCAGGCACGCCTGGCTGCGCCTGACCCCGGAGGCGGTGGCCTCCTGGGACTTCCGCAAACTGGGGTCGCCGTGA
- a CDS encoding EamA family transporter, which yields MPVHTSQRSHGNGGKGVGLGLALGSAVAFGGSGVTAKPLIEAGLDPLHVVWLRVAGAALVMLPLAVRHQDLVRRRPALLAGFGLLAVAGVQAFYFASISRMPVGVALLLEYLAPALVLGWVRFVQRRQVTRAAGVGVVLAVGGLACVVEVWSGLSVDPLGLVFALAAACCQVGYFVLSDQGGDAGAEAPNPLGVIAYGLLVGAAALTVVARPWSMDWAVLSGTARMDGTVVAAWLLLGWLVLVATVLAYVTGVVAVRRLSPQVAGVVACLEAVIATVLAWVLLGEHLSLPQIIGGVVVLAGAFIAQSSTPVKGSDGPVAVGDGGVRGTSVVG from the coding sequence GTGCCGGTGCACACGTCTCAGCGCAGTCATGGCAACGGTGGCAAGGGCGTCGGCCTCGGGCTCGCCCTCGGGTCGGCGGTCGCGTTCGGCGGATCGGGGGTCACGGCCAAACCGCTGATCGAGGCGGGGCTGGACCCGCTCCACGTGGTGTGGCTGCGCGTCGCCGGGGCCGCGTTGGTGATGCTCCCGCTGGCCGTGCGCCACCAGGATCTGGTGCGCCGGCGGCCCGCGTTGCTCGCCGGGTTCGGTCTGCTGGCCGTGGCCGGGGTGCAGGCCTTCTACTTCGCCTCGATCTCCCGGATGCCCGTCGGGGTCGCGCTGCTCCTCGAGTACCTCGCGCCCGCGTTGGTCCTCGGCTGGGTGCGGTTCGTGCAGCGGCGACAGGTCACCCGGGCCGCCGGTGTCGGGGTCGTTCTCGCGGTCGGCGGACTCGCCTGTGTCGTGGAGGTCTGGTCGGGGTTGAGTGTCGACCCGCTGGGCCTCGTGTTCGCCCTGGCTGCCGCCTGCTGTCAGGTCGGCTACTTCGTCCTCTCCGACCAGGGCGGCGACGCCGGTGCCGAGGCGCCGAACCCGCTAGGCGTCATCGCGTACGGGCTGCTTGTCGGTGCGGCAGCGCTCACGGTGGTGGCCCGGCCCTGGAGCATGGACTGGGCGGTGCTCTCGGGTACGGCGCGGATGGACGGCACGGTCGTGGCCGCGTGGCTGCTGCTCGGGTGGCTCGTGCTGGTCGCGACGGTGCTGGCGTACGTCACGGGGGTGGTGGCCGTGCGGAGGTTGTCGCCGCAGGTGGCCGGGGTTGTGGCTTGTCTGGAGGCGGTGATCGCGACGGTGTTGGCCTGGGTGTTGCTGGGGGAGCATCTGTCGCTGCCGCAGATCATCGGGGGCGTGGTCGTGTTGGCCGGGGCGTTCATCGCTCAGTCCTCGACACCGGTCAAGGGGTCCGACGGTCCGGTTGCGGTCGGCGACGGGGGTGTCCGGGGGACCTCGGTCGTCGGCTGA